One genomic region from Pyxicephalus adspersus chromosome 1, UCB_Pads_2.0, whole genome shotgun sequence encodes:
- the FIGNL2 gene encoding fidgetin-like protein 2 — protein sequence MALLKMHWTPEHAQPLNQWPEQHLDVSSTTSSPAHKSDLYQSSRQRLNYAWANDDISALTASNLLKRYAEKYSGVLDSPYERGPLSSYTDGAFGPVNGQKGDIEPWQMPHGAESTYTVNPLHETLAGSKSGNGHIGLGSPTIAPGNLPDPLYPGSTCGAPNAGGLVAPQDYTSSYSGTYLSSGYCNQTPAALPPTHPSSLHSSGLQPTHASPALVHGYSSSGTIYNYSSSSYPSQPGYGGMHPTHPSGYLPSGIAAPTPLPPHTTSSRPPVVSGYTYQSSNLAPISVTPLSTEPPGSLKRKAFDMTTAEESEGRYRKYSYEQPKTTSESSFQMTDGVPNECRGNGFSRNGETPQVPFKPGKRPAEEDVGKYSAQPIKAMISPTYNEESALRPPEAFGKFTPPVVNGERRSSDQGHVFAQRMQISGMKPPVFCSSSEDQLKNVDPHILEIVNNEIVDCGPSVQWTDIAGHVSVKAAIEEELVWPILRPGAYTGASRPPKSILLFGPSGSGKTLLSRCIATQLGSTFLKLSSATLVSKWKNKSEKILQTVFFMASCHQPAVVFISEIDLLLSAHMSEDNSHLINLKSQLLSFLDNISTSSDDSIIFIGTSQRPDDIDKGAHHRFARRFYVAPPDNLARRQILHHTLAQQNYCLSEREMALLVQHTEGYSGNELIQLCQQAGANHLHGISGQLQPTSYKDFEGAFCKQRAGTSQKQLDIYVEWNKMYGSRH from the exons atgg ctCTCCTGAAGATGCACTGGACACCAGAGCATGCCCAGCCCCTGAACCAGTGGCCAGAGCAGCACCTTGATGTGTCCTCAACTACTTCATCTCCAGCCCACAAATCTGATTTGTACCAAAGTAGTCGGCAGAGGTTAAACTATGCTTGGGCAAACGATGATATATCTGCACTGACTGCATCTAACCTGTTAAAAAGATATGCAGAGAAGTATTCGGGTGTCTTGGACTCCCCTTATGAGCGAGGCCCACTAAGTAGTTATACAGATGGAGCCTTTGGCCCTGTTAATGGACAGAAGGGGGACATTGAACCTTGGCAGATGCCACATGGGGCTGAAAGTACATATACTGTAAATCCCCTGCATGAAACTTTGGCTGGTTCCAAATCAGGAAATGGACATATCGGGTTGGGAAGCCCAACCATAGCACCCGGTAACCTCCCCGATCCACTTTATCCTGGTAGTACATGTGGAGCGCCCAATGCAGGTGGGCTTGTGGCACCACAAGATTATACCTCAAGTTACAGTGGCACGTACCTTTCATCTGGATATTGTAATCAAACCCCTGCAGCACTTCCACCAACCCACCCATCATCTCTACATAGCTCAGGACTTCAGCCAACCCATGCATCACCAGCTTTGGTCCATGGATACAGCTCTTCAGGCACAATATACAATTATAGCTCAAGCAGCTACCCTTCTCAACCAGGATATGGTGGAATGCATCCTACACATCCTTCTGGTTACCTGCCTTCAGGTATTGCTGCACCTACTCCGCTGCCACCACACACAACATCATCAAGACCTCCTGTGGTCTCTGGGTACACATACCAAAGTTCTAACTTAGCACCGATTTCTGTTACTCCTTTGAGCACAGAACCACCTGGTTCCCTAAAAAGGAAAGCATTTGACATGACAACGGCAGAGGAAAGTGAAGGCAGGTATAGAAAATACAGCTATGAGCAACCAAAGACTACCTCAGAGTCGTCATTTCAGATGACTGATGGTGTTCCAAATGAATGCAGAGGAAATGGCTTTAGTcgcaatggagaaactccacagGTGCCCTTTAAGCCAGGAAAACGCCCAGCAGAAGAAGATGTTGGAAAATATAGTGCTCAACCAATAAAGGCCATGATCTCACCTACTTACAATGAAGAATCAGCTCTGAGACCTCCGGAAGCATTTGGAAAGTTCACACCACCTGTCGTTAACGGTGAGCGAAGAAGTAGTGATCAAGGACATGTATTTGCACAAAGAATGCAGATTTCAGGGATGAAACCACCAGTATTTTGTAGTTCATCTGAGGATCAGTTAAAAAATGTGGATCCACATAttctagaaattgtcaataatgAAATTGTTGACTGTGGCCCTTCAGTGCAGTGGACCGATATTGCTGGCCACGTATCAGTAAAAGCTGCAATTGAAGAAGAATTGGTATGGCCCATTTTAAGACCTGGTGCTTACACTGGAGCTAGTAGACctccaaaaagtattttattattcgGTCCTTCAGGTTCAGGGAAAACTCTGTTAAGCAGGTGTATTGCAACCCAGCTAGGGTCCACATTTTTGAAACTCAGCAGTGCCACACTTGTTTCAAAGTGGAAGAACAAAAGTGAAAAGATTTTGCAGACTGTGTTTTTCATGGCCAGCTGTCATCAACCAGCTGTAGTTTTTATTAGTGAAATAGATCTTTTACTCTCTGCTCATATGAGTGAGGATAATTCCCACCTGATTAATCTCAAGTCCCAACTGCTTTCCTTTTTGGATAACATATCTACCTCATCTGATGACAGCATCATCTTCATTGGCACATCTCAAAGACCGGATGACATCGACAAAGGTGCTCACCACAGGTTTGCCAGGCGGTTTTACGTAGCACCCCCAGATAATCTTGCGAGAAGGCAAATCCTGCACCACACTTTGGCCCAACAAAACTATTGCCTTAGTGAAAGGGAAATGGCCCTACTTGTCCAGCACACTGAGGGCTATTCAGGAAATGAGCTAATTCAATTATGCCAACAAGCTGGAGCCAATCATCTTCATGGGATTTCAGGCCAACTTCAACCTACATCATACAAAGACTTTGAGGGTGCATTCTGTAAACAACGAGCCGGTACCTCTCAAAAACAGTTAGACATATATGTGGAGTGGAATAAAATGTACGGCTCAAGACACTAA